In Solenopsis invicta isolate M01_SB chromosome 1, UNIL_Sinv_3.0, whole genome shotgun sequence, one genomic interval encodes:
- the LOC105198696 gene encoding zinc finger protein ztf-16 isoform X1 codes for MRLDDGLEIVLPPGNMSDGVDGGGGENEVDSHSSSQAEAGDSSNHREEEALDPDNEAALNTNYDSSDGAVPAFRCDRCDNYETINKTAFSAHQDQCLASGEAGESAEGIEGAENDGDGEEGHSGIRSHRKMFECDVCNMKFSNGANMRRHKMRHTGVKPYECRVCQKRFFRKDHLAEHFTTHSKTLPYHCPICNRGFQRQIAMRAHFQNEHVGQHDMVKSCPLCNYRAATMKCLRLHFFNRHGIDLDNPGPNSSTSIMNSCTSGEAMPSAPLSDSGDSTGNRSTDNATPPMHFLTPHVEISIPYPEQAANQRNPSPAPLNGDSPNSPQSADSNSNAPSSSHHQLSINSSTIHRNVGGGDEAITPSISLIPIKQEPNSNGMDDSGATSSNLPLPSLIKVSPLKSLLRDDLRRKLSTSSTNNNNNSSNNSGCGGVNSNPHSRGEPPTSTRPDPRTSGLQCTHCRITFPDQTLYFLHKGCHSESNPWKCNICGEQCCNLYQFNSHLLSKSHQ; via the exons ATGAG GTTAGATGACGGACTCGAGATAGTCCTTCCGCCTGGTAACATGTCAGATGGGGTTGACGGTGGTGGTGGGGAAAACGAGGTAGACTCCCATTCCTCTTCGCAAGCCGAGGCTGGAGACTCTTCTAATCACAGGGAGGAAGAGGCACTGGATCCCGATAACGAGGCGGCTCTCAATACCAATTACGACAGTAGCGATGGAGCTGTTCCTGCGTTTAG ATGTGATAGATGCGATAATTATGAAACTATAAACAAGACAGCCTTCTCCGCTCATCAAGATCAATGTCTTGCGAGCGGCGAAGCCGGGGAGAGCGCTGAAGGCATAGAAGGGGCAGAAAATGATGGGGATGGAGAGGAGGGTCATTCGGGGATCAGGTCTCATAGAAAGATGTTTGAATGTGATGTCTGTAACATGAAGTTTTCAAATGGAGCTAATATGAGGCGACACAAA ATGAGGCATACAGGCGTAAAACCATATGAATGTCGGGTATGTCagaagagattctttcggaagGACCATCTTGCGGAACACTTTACAACGCATTCAAAAACTTTGCCATACCATTGCCCGATATGTAACCGAGGTTTCCAAAGACAGATCGCGATGCGCGCTCACTTTCAGAACGAGCACGTTGGTCAGCACGATATGGTCAAGTCATGCCCTCTCTGCAATTATCGTGCGGCGACCATGAAATGCCTTAGGTTGCACTTCTTTAATAG ACATGGAATAGATTTAGATAATCCAGGACCAAATAGCTCTACGTCCATAATGAATAGTTGCACATCCGGGGAGGCGATGCCATCGGCACCTCTGTCCGACAGCGGGGACAGCACTGGCAACCGTTCGACCGACAACGCCACACCCCCCATGCATTTCCTCACGCCCCATGTGGAGATATCCATTCCTTATCCCGAACAAGCTGCCAACCAACGAAATCCAAGTCCTGCCCCGTTGAACGGAGACAGTCCCAATAGTCCGCAGAGCGCCGACAGCAATAGCAACGCGCCGAGCAGTAGTCATCATCAGTTATCTATCAATAGCAGTACCATTCATAG GAACGTAGGCGGAGGCGACGAAGCCATTACACCTTCGATCTCCCTGATACCTATCAAGCAAGAGCCCAACAGCAACGGTATGGACGACAGCGGGGCGACGTCTAGTAATCTACCGTTGCCATCGCTGATCAAGGTGTCACCATTGAAGTCGTTGCTACGCGATGATTTGCGCCGTAAGCTTTCTACTAGTTCCACCAATAACAACAATAACAGTAGTAACAACAGTGGTTGCGGTGGCGTTAATTCCAATCCACACTCGAGGGGCGAGCCACCCACCTCGACCAGGCCGGATCCTCGTACGAGCGGCCTTCAGTGCACCCACTGTCGCATCACGTTTCCGGATCAGACGTTGTATTTCCTCCACAAAGGTTGTCACAGCGAGAGTAACCCGTGGAAGTGCAATATTTGCGGGGAGCAGTGCTGCAATCTGTACCAGTTCAACTCGCATTTACTGAGCAAGAGTCATCAGTAG
- the LOC105198696 gene encoding zinc finger protein ztf-16 isoform X3, with product MSDGVDGGGGENEVDSHSSSQAEAGDSSNHREEEALDPDNEAALNTNYDSSDGAVPAFRCDRCDNYETINKTAFSAHQDQCLASGEAGESAEGIEGAENDGDGEEGHSGIRSHRKMFECDVCNMKFSNGANMRRHKMRHTGVKPYECRVCQKRFFRKDHLAEHFTTHSKTLPYHCPICNRGFQRQIAMRAHFQNEHVGQHDMVKSCPLCNYRAATMKCLRLHFFNRHGIDLDNPGPNSSTSIMNSCTSGEAMPSAPLSDSGDSTGNRSTDNATPPMHFLTPHVEISIPYPEQAANQRNPSPAPLNGDSPNSPQSADSNSNAPSSSHHQLSINSSTIHRNVGGGDEAITPSISLIPIKQEPNSNGMDDSGATSSNLPLPSLIKVSPLKSLLRDDLRRKLSTSSTNNNNNSSNNSGCGGVNSNPHSRGEPPTSTRPDPRTSGLQCTHCRITFPDQTLYFLHKGCHSESNPWKCNICGEQCCNLYQFNSHLLSKSHQ from the exons ATGTCAGATGGGGTTGACGGTGGTGGTGGGGAAAACGAGGTAGACTCCCATTCCTCTTCGCAAGCCGAGGCTGGAGACTCTTCTAATCACAGGGAGGAAGAGGCACTGGATCCCGATAACGAGGCGGCTCTCAATACCAATTACGACAGTAGCGATGGAGCTGTTCCTGCGTTTAG ATGTGATAGATGCGATAATTATGAAACTATAAACAAGACAGCCTTCTCCGCTCATCAAGATCAATGTCTTGCGAGCGGCGAAGCCGGGGAGAGCGCTGAAGGCATAGAAGGGGCAGAAAATGATGGGGATGGAGAGGAGGGTCATTCGGGGATCAGGTCTCATAGAAAGATGTTTGAATGTGATGTCTGTAACATGAAGTTTTCAAATGGAGCTAATATGAGGCGACACAAA ATGAGGCATACAGGCGTAAAACCATATGAATGTCGGGTATGTCagaagagattctttcggaagGACCATCTTGCGGAACACTTTACAACGCATTCAAAAACTTTGCCATACCATTGCCCGATATGTAACCGAGGTTTCCAAAGACAGATCGCGATGCGCGCTCACTTTCAGAACGAGCACGTTGGTCAGCACGATATGGTCAAGTCATGCCCTCTCTGCAATTATCGTGCGGCGACCATGAAATGCCTTAGGTTGCACTTCTTTAATAG ACATGGAATAGATTTAGATAATCCAGGACCAAATAGCTCTACGTCCATAATGAATAGTTGCACATCCGGGGAGGCGATGCCATCGGCACCTCTGTCCGACAGCGGGGACAGCACTGGCAACCGTTCGACCGACAACGCCACACCCCCCATGCATTTCCTCACGCCCCATGTGGAGATATCCATTCCTTATCCCGAACAAGCTGCCAACCAACGAAATCCAAGTCCTGCCCCGTTGAACGGAGACAGTCCCAATAGTCCGCAGAGCGCCGACAGCAATAGCAACGCGCCGAGCAGTAGTCATCATCAGTTATCTATCAATAGCAGTACCATTCATAG GAACGTAGGCGGAGGCGACGAAGCCATTACACCTTCGATCTCCCTGATACCTATCAAGCAAGAGCCCAACAGCAACGGTATGGACGACAGCGGGGCGACGTCTAGTAATCTACCGTTGCCATCGCTGATCAAGGTGTCACCATTGAAGTCGTTGCTACGCGATGATTTGCGCCGTAAGCTTTCTACTAGTTCCACCAATAACAACAATAACAGTAGTAACAACAGTGGTTGCGGTGGCGTTAATTCCAATCCACACTCGAGGGGCGAGCCACCCACCTCGACCAGGCCGGATCCTCGTACGAGCGGCCTTCAGTGCACCCACTGTCGCATCACGTTTCCGGATCAGACGTTGTATTTCCTCCACAAAGGTTGTCACAGCGAGAGTAACCCGTGGAAGTGCAATATTTGCGGGGAGCAGTGCTGCAATCTGTACCAGTTCAACTCGCATTTACTGAGCAAGAGTCATCAGTAG
- the LOC105198696 gene encoding zinc finger protein ztf-16 isoform X2 — translation MLDDGLEIVLPPGNMSDGVDGGGGENEVDSHSSSQAEAGDSSNHREEEALDPDNEAALNTNYDSSDGAVPAFRCDRCDNYETINKTAFSAHQDQCLASGEAGESAEGIEGAENDGDGEEGHSGIRSHRKMFECDVCNMKFSNGANMRRHKMRHTGVKPYECRVCQKRFFRKDHLAEHFTTHSKTLPYHCPICNRGFQRQIAMRAHFQNEHVGQHDMVKSCPLCNYRAATMKCLRLHFFNRHGIDLDNPGPNSSTSIMNSCTSGEAMPSAPLSDSGDSTGNRSTDNATPPMHFLTPHVEISIPYPEQAANQRNPSPAPLNGDSPNSPQSADSNSNAPSSSHHQLSINSSTIHRNVGGGDEAITPSISLIPIKQEPNSNGMDDSGATSSNLPLPSLIKVSPLKSLLRDDLRRKLSTSSTNNNNNSSNNSGCGGVNSNPHSRGEPPTSTRPDPRTSGLQCTHCRITFPDQTLYFLHKGCHSESNPWKCNICGEQCCNLYQFNSHLLSKSHQ, via the exons AT GTTAGATGACGGACTCGAGATAGTCCTTCCGCCTGGTAACATGTCAGATGGGGTTGACGGTGGTGGTGGGGAAAACGAGGTAGACTCCCATTCCTCTTCGCAAGCCGAGGCTGGAGACTCTTCTAATCACAGGGAGGAAGAGGCACTGGATCCCGATAACGAGGCGGCTCTCAATACCAATTACGACAGTAGCGATGGAGCTGTTCCTGCGTTTAG ATGTGATAGATGCGATAATTATGAAACTATAAACAAGACAGCCTTCTCCGCTCATCAAGATCAATGTCTTGCGAGCGGCGAAGCCGGGGAGAGCGCTGAAGGCATAGAAGGGGCAGAAAATGATGGGGATGGAGAGGAGGGTCATTCGGGGATCAGGTCTCATAGAAAGATGTTTGAATGTGATGTCTGTAACATGAAGTTTTCAAATGGAGCTAATATGAGGCGACACAAA ATGAGGCATACAGGCGTAAAACCATATGAATGTCGGGTATGTCagaagagattctttcggaagGACCATCTTGCGGAACACTTTACAACGCATTCAAAAACTTTGCCATACCATTGCCCGATATGTAACCGAGGTTTCCAAAGACAGATCGCGATGCGCGCTCACTTTCAGAACGAGCACGTTGGTCAGCACGATATGGTCAAGTCATGCCCTCTCTGCAATTATCGTGCGGCGACCATGAAATGCCTTAGGTTGCACTTCTTTAATAG ACATGGAATAGATTTAGATAATCCAGGACCAAATAGCTCTACGTCCATAATGAATAGTTGCACATCCGGGGAGGCGATGCCATCGGCACCTCTGTCCGACAGCGGGGACAGCACTGGCAACCGTTCGACCGACAACGCCACACCCCCCATGCATTTCCTCACGCCCCATGTGGAGATATCCATTCCTTATCCCGAACAAGCTGCCAACCAACGAAATCCAAGTCCTGCCCCGTTGAACGGAGACAGTCCCAATAGTCCGCAGAGCGCCGACAGCAATAGCAACGCGCCGAGCAGTAGTCATCATCAGTTATCTATCAATAGCAGTACCATTCATAG GAACGTAGGCGGAGGCGACGAAGCCATTACACCTTCGATCTCCCTGATACCTATCAAGCAAGAGCCCAACAGCAACGGTATGGACGACAGCGGGGCGACGTCTAGTAATCTACCGTTGCCATCGCTGATCAAGGTGTCACCATTGAAGTCGTTGCTACGCGATGATTTGCGCCGTAAGCTTTCTACTAGTTCCACCAATAACAACAATAACAGTAGTAACAACAGTGGTTGCGGTGGCGTTAATTCCAATCCACACTCGAGGGGCGAGCCACCCACCTCGACCAGGCCGGATCCTCGTACGAGCGGCCTTCAGTGCACCCACTGTCGCATCACGTTTCCGGATCAGACGTTGTATTTCCTCCACAAAGGTTGTCACAGCGAGAGTAACCCGTGGAAGTGCAATATTTGCGGGGAGCAGTGCTGCAATCTGTACCAGTTCAACTCGCATTTACTGAGCAAGAGTCATCAGTAG